A DNA window from Pleuronectes platessa chromosome 19, fPlePla1.1, whole genome shotgun sequence contains the following coding sequences:
- the chsy3 gene encoding chondroitin sulfate synthase 3 codes for MALKPRRPWTTVIFGVFLGFTASSWLIVPQVLESKRKKSPACYYRDSSIGNGPANILGKGAASKARDSPQLSPEEDFVLSRGNSSGDTGRAVSTPRRFLYVGVMTAKKYLGSRAVAAYRTWTSSVPGKVEFFSSTGSGTIHLPDPVPVISLAGVDDSYPPQKKSFMMLKYIHDHYLDKYEWFMRADDDVYIRGEKLELFLRSLNSSKPLYLGQTGLGMAKELGKLALEPGENFCMGGPGMIFSREVLRRMVPHISTCLREMYTTHEDVEVGRCVRRFGGTQCVWSYEMQQLFYENYEHNKKGFIEELHSSKIHNAITLHPNKKPAYQYRLHSFTLSRKISELRYRTILLHRDGLIMSYLSDTEVLWEDQQLGPPPSYMRYQPNERNDVIEWDFLTGRHIYSAVENKIVRQSLGNLLWTALEDIILQVMEMINKNSKTRGRIIDFKEIQYGYYRVDPMHGAEYILDLLLLYKKHKGRKITVPVRRHAYLQQPFSKPFFSETEELDVVELVAAINSESQSLSFLSNSLKFLSPFQFYESTREMWKQSQRKVNIVVPLSGRYDTFVQFMENFEKVCLITKQNVKLSVVLVDSEINQNSGKHLQLINDYYRKYPTADLSVIPVPGNFSRGLALELGSSKLDNDTLLFFCDVDLIFSGDALQRCRDNTVQGRQVYFPVVFSQYNPKIVYAEKSHRENQFVLNKKSGFWRDYGFGITCVFKSDLLKAGGFDTSILGWGLEDVDLFTKVINSGLKVLRSQDPGIFHIYHPVHCNTSLEQKQYKMCLGSKASTFASTIQLAELWLEKHVEIGYNRTSS; via the exons ATGGCTCTGAAACCAAGGAGGCCGTGGACCACCGTGATTTTTGGCGTTTTTCTGGGATTCACTGCGTCCTCGTGGCTCATCGTGCCGCAGGTGCTGGAGAGCAAAAGGAAGAAGTCCCCTGCGTGTTACTACAGAGACTCCTCCATCGGTAACGGTCCGGCCAACATCCTCGGTAAAGGCGCGGCTAGCAAAGCCCGGGACAGCCCGCAGCTAAGTCCGGAAGAGGACTTCGTTCTGAGTCGAGGAAACAGTAGCGGGGACACCGGGAGAGCAGTCAGCACACCCAGGCGGTTCCTCTACGTCGGTGTGATGACAGCCAAGAAGTATCTGGGCTCCCGCGCCGTCGCCGCGTACCGGACCTGGACGAGTTCCGTACCCGGGAAGGTGGAGTTCTTCTCCAGCACCGGCTCCGGGACGATCCACCTGCCCGACCCCGTCCCTGTGATTTCTCTGGCCGGTGTGGACGACTCGTACCCGCCACAGAAGAAGTCATTCATGATGCTCAAGTACATCCACGACCATTACCTGGATAAATACGAGTGGTTCATGCGAGCGGATGATGATGTTTATATAAGAG GTGAGAAGCTGGAGCTGTTCCTGCGCTCACTGAACAGCAGCAAGCCCCTTTACCTTGGCCAGACGGGCCTCGGTATGGCTAAGGAGTTGGGCAAGTTGGCCCTAGAGCCCGGCGAGAACTTCTGCATGGGAGGCCCTGGGATGATCTTCAGTCGAGAGGTGCTGCGCCGGATGGTCCCTCACATCAGTACCTGTCTCCGGGAGATGTATACCACCCATGAGGATGTGGAAGTGGGCCGCTGTGTGCGTCGCTTTGGTggaacacagtgtgtgtggtcGTATGAG ATGCAGCAGCTCTTCTATGAAAACTATGAACACAACAAGAAAGGTTTCATCGAAGAACTTCACAGTAGCAAGATCCACAATGCCATTACACTCCACCCCAACAAAAAGCCAGCCTACCAGTACCGTCTGCACAGCTTCACGCTGAGCCGTAAGATCTCTGAGCTTCGTTATCGCACCATCCTGCTCCATCGTGACGGTTTGATTATGAGTTACCTGAGTGATACAGAAGTGCTGTGGGAGGATCAACAACTTGGTCCGCCACCTTCCTACATGCGCTATCAGCCCAATGAGAGAAATGATGTCATTGAGTGGGATTTCCTGACAGGACGCCACATTTATTCTGCTGTTGAGAACAAGATTGTGCGACAAAGCCTTGGGAACTTGCTTTGGACTGCACTAGAAGACATTATTCTACAGGTCATGGAAATGATTAATAAGAATTCAAAAACACGTGGCCGTATAATTGACTTTAAAGAGATTCAATATGGCTACTACAGGGTGGATCCAATGCATGGGGCTGAATACATCTTAGATTTACTGCTTCTGTACAAGAAACATAAGGGACGCAAAATCACAGTGCCTGTGAGGCGCCACGCTTATCTTCAGCAGCCCTTTAGCAAACCCTTCTTTTCTGAAACTGAAGAGTTGGATGTGGTTGAACTTGTGGCTGCCATCAACTCTGAATCCCAATCCCTGTCCTTCCTGTCCAACTCCCTGAAGTTCTTGTCCCCCTTCCAGTTCTATGAGTCAACCAGGGAAATGTGGAAGCAAAGCCAGAGGAAGGTCAACATTGTCGTTCCATTGTCTGGTCGCTACGACACATTTGTCCAATTTATGGAGAACTTTGAGAAGGTCTGTTTAATAACCAAACAAAATGTTAAGCTCTCCGTTGTCCTTGTAGACAGTGAAATCAATCAGAACAGTGGAAAACATTTGCAGTTAATCAATGACTACTATAGGAAGTATCCCACAGCTGACCTCTCTGTAATCCCCGTCCCAGGCAACTTTTCCCGAGGCCTGGCTCTGGAGCTTGGCTCCTCAAAGCTTGATAACGACACCTTGCTGTTCTTCTGTGATGTTGATCTTATATTTAGTGGCGATGCCTTGCAGCGCTGCAGAGACAACACTGTCCAAGGGAGACAGGTCTATTTCCCTGTTGTCTTTAGTCAGTACAACCCCAAGATAGTGTATGCTGAGAAGTCCCACAGAGAAAACCAATTTGTGCTCAATAAGAAAAGTGGTTTCTGGAGGGATTATGGTTTTGGAATCACGTGTGTTTTCAAGAGTGATTTGCTCAAAGCAGGAGGTTTCGACACCTCAATCCTCGGTTGGGGATTGGAAGATGTGGACTTGTTCACAAAAGTAATAAATTCTGGTTTAAAGGTGTTGCGCAGTCAGGACCCAGGGATTTTCCACATTTATCATCCTGTCCACTGCAACACTAGTCTTGagcaaaaacaatacaaaatgtgCCTTGGGTCAAAAGCAAGTACGTTTGCGTCGACAATACAGTTAGCAGAGCTGTGGCTGGAGAAACATGTAGAAATAGGGTATAACAGAACCTCATCCTGA